In Trichoderma asperellum chromosome 1, complete sequence, a single window of DNA contains:
- a CDS encoding uncharacterized protein (BUSCO:EOG092D0B5M) produces MSTSNAPQPVKLSLPLVSSSEYQQQLFQELRAEDELVILARGLGQMRLVTNLLHSYDAAGSNLIVLVGADERENNWIGEALAEHAAISASPKARGLTVVNTDSQTVGAREKMYANGGIFSITSRILVVDLLTGLLNPELVTGLVVLHADRIVATSLEAFILRVYRQKNKVGFLKAFSDNPDPFTTGFSPLTTMMRNLFLKKASLWPRFHVTVAQSLEGKKKAEVIELEVPMTDSMTDIQNAIMECVEVSIHELKKGNSGLEMEDWNLDSALLKNFDVIVRRQLDPNWHRVSWKTRQIVNDLTILRGLLSNILAYDAVSFLQHLDTIHAAHSPPPGSTRQSQSPWLFLDAAQTIFDTARRRVYSASPKNVSQSGENIDSLQPVLEELPKWGVLAEVLEEIDRDLFFEPKARDDSNGGILIMCSNTDTCRQLRDYLQTMHVKPRVDRDKLPVVDDPEFERERAEEARRPSANFMMRRKLRNYLRWKRQFAQVSASLFSENQKALNGAADPRPGHSSLRGGKAPANKRRRMRGGASSMAMYGRADNGSIAQYFEKPGEVADLMAEVQITEEEAQQQKEDIIADPLEDMEDYYQLYEMQDLVVVHAYDGDQDEHVLEEVKPRYIIMYEPDASFIRRVEVYRSSHNDRNVRVYFLYYGGSVEEQRYLSSVRREKDAFTKLIKERASMSLVMTVDPHGMEDPQEAFLRTVNTRIAGGGKLAATAEPPRVVVDVREFRSSLPSLLHGRSMVVVPCMLTVGDYILSPNICVERKSISDLISSFKDGRLYSQAETMFQHYKNPMLLIEFDQNKSFTLEPFADLSGSLNSVAPTNVSSDLQSKLVLLTLAFPKLRIIWSSSPYETAEIFASLKTLEHEPDPIAAVQAGLDKDSKVEDQVFNQEPQEMLSIVPGVTPQNIKSLVLDTENIREVANMEPKELEPIVGRASANKIHGFFNRNVMEEDD; encoded by the exons ATGTCGACCAGCAATGCGCCGCAGCCAGTCAAGTTATCTCTGCCTCTGGTCAGTTCATCT gaataccagcagcagctgtttcAGGAGCTCCGAGCCGAAGATGAACTCGTGATTCTGGCCCGGGGGCTGGGCCAGATGCGCCTCGTCACAAACCTCCTCCACTCCTACGATGCCGCCGGGAGCAAcctcatcgtcctcgtcggcgCAGATGAGCGTGAGAACAACTGGATTGGCGAGGCACTGGCCGAGCATGCCGCCATCAGCGCATCTCCCAAAGCACGGGGATTGACCGTCGTCAACACCGATTCTCAGACAGTTGGCGCCAGAGAGAAAATGTATGCGAATGGAGGCATATTCAGCATCACCTCTCGTATTCTTGTCGTCGACCTCCTCACGGGACTGTTGAACCCCGAGCTCGTCACTGGCCTTGTTGTCCTTCACGCAGACAGAATTGTTGCTACTTCTCTAGAGGCCTTCATCCTGAGAGTGTATAGGCAGAAGAACAAGGTCGGCTTCCTCAAGGCCTTTTCAGACAACCCAGATCCTTTTACGACAGGCTTCTCACCATTGACCACCATGATGAGGAATCTGTTTCTCAAAAAAGCGTCTCTCTGGCCGAGATTCCATGTCACCGTAGCACAGTCCCTCGAAGGCAAGAAAAAGGCCGAGGTCATTGAGCTTGAGGTCCCCATGACGGACTCCATGACGGATATTCAGAATGCCATCATGGAATGCGTCGAAGTCAGTATTCACGAGCTCAAAAAGGGCAACTCGGGCCTGGAAATGGAAGATTGGAACCTTGATAGCGCTCTGCTCAAGAACTTTGACGTAATTGTCCGTCGCCAGCTCGATCCCAACTGGCATCGGGTCAGTTGGAAGACACGCCAAATCGTCAACGATTTAACCATCCTCCGTGGGCTGCTTAGCAACATCCTCGCCTACGATGCCGTATCTTTCCTGCAGCACCTCGATACCATTCATGCCGCACACTCCCCTCCTCCAGGGTCAACCCGACAATCCCAATCACCTTGGCTATTCTTAGATGCTGCCCAGACCATATTTGACACAGCCCGGAGGCGGGTCTACTCGGCCAGTCCCAAAAATGTATCGCAGAGCGGCGAAAACATCGATTCGCTACAGCCGGTTCTTGAGGAACTGCCAAAATGGGGCGTCCTGGCAGAAGTCCTTGAAGAGATTGATCGAGATCTGTTCTTTGAGCCCAAAGCTCGAGATGACTCTAACGGAGGCATATTAATTATGTGCTCAAATACAGATACCTGCCGACAGCTCCGTGACTATCTCCAAACTATGCATGTTAAGCCAAGGGTAGACAGGGATAAGCTCCCTGTCGTAGACGACCCCGAGTTCGAACGCGAACGTGCCGAGGAAGCCCGTCGGCCGTCTGCCAACTTCATGATGAGGCGAAAGCTTCGAAACTACCTACGGTGGAAACGACAGTTTGCGCAAGTCAGCGCCAGCTTGTTCTCCGAGAACCAAAAAGCTCTCAATGGTGCGGCGGACCCACGACCGGGACACAGCAGCCTGAGGGGAGGCAAAGCCCCAGCAAACAAGAGGCGGAGAATGCGAGGCGGGGCTAGCTCAATGGCCATGTATGGACGTGCTGATAATGGAAGCATTGCGCAATATTTCGAGAAGCCGGGCGAAGTGGCCGATCTAATGGCAGAAGTCCAGATTACGGAGGAGgaagcgcagcagcagaaggaagACATCATAGCCGATCCGCTGGAAGACATGGAAGACTACTATCAGCTATATGAGATGCAGGACCTGGTTGTTGTGCACGCCTACGACGGAGACCAGGATGAGCATGTGTTGGAGGAGGTCAAGCCGCGATACATCATCATGTACGAGCCAGACGCCTCCTTCATTCGCCGGGTGGAAGTATACCGTTCGTCTCACAACGACCGCAATGTACGAGTGTACTTTCTATATTACGGGGGCTCGGTCGAAGAGCAGCGCTATCTATCTTCCGTCAGACGGGAAAAGGATGCCTTCACCAAGCTAATCAAAGAGCGAGCGAGCATGTCGTTGGTCATGACAGTCGACCCGCACGGCATGGAAGACCCGCAGGAGGCCTTTCTGCGCACCGTCAACACCCGCATCGCCGGAGGCGGCAAGCTGGCGGCGACCGCCGAGCCGCCGCGGGTCGTCGTCGACGTGCGAGAATTCAGGTCCTCGCTGCCGTCGCTGCTGCACGGTCGCTCCATGGTCGTAGTGCCATGCATGCTGACGGTGGGCGATTACATCTTGTCACCCAACATTTGCGTAGAGCGAAAGTCCATCAGTGATCTGATCTCGTCCTTCAAGGACGGTAGACTGTATAGCCAGGCGGAGACCATGTTTCAGCACTACAAGAATCCCATGCTGCTGATTGAATTCGACCAGAATAAGTCGTTTACCCTGGAGCCCTTTGCCGACCTTTCGGGCAGCCTGAACAGCGTGGCCCCGACCAACGTCTCGTCAGATCTCCAGTCTaagctggtgctgctgacGCTGGCCTTTCCTAAGCTACGCATCATCTGGTCCTCTTCACCGTACGAAACAGCAGAGATATTCGCCTCTTTGAAAACGCTGGAGCACGAGCCAGATCCGATTGCAGCAGTGCAAGCGGGCCTGGACAAGGACTCCAAGGTGGAAGACCAAGTCTTCAACCAAGAGCCGCAGGAAATGCTGTCCATTGTACCAGGCGTGACGCCACAAAATATCAAGAGTCTTGTCCTAGATACGGAGAACATACGGGAGGTGGCCAACATGGAGCcgaaggagctggagccgaTCGTGGGCAGGGCATCGGCCAACAAAATTCACGGTTTCTTTAATAGGAATGTgatggaggaagatgacTGA
- the SUB2 gene encoding Suppressor of the cold-sensitive snRNP biogenesis mutant brr1-1 (BUSCO:EOG092D22TL), with protein MSHEEDLIDYSDEEIGAANETAAAAASNGKKGEAAASGAVDKKGSYVGIHSTGFRDFLLKPELLRAIGDCGFEHPSEVQQTCIPQALLGGDIICQAKSGLGKTAVFVLATLQQVEPVNGEVSVVVMCHTRELAYQIRDEYNRFSKYMPDIKTGVFYGGTPIKNDVETLKGKDTCPHIIVGTPGRLKALVRDKALRLGSVRIFVLDECDKMLDQPDMRTDVQDVFRATPQQKQVMMFSATLAENIKPICRKFMQNPTEHYVDEDTKLTLHGLQQYYIKLEEREKNRKLNELLDDLQFNQVIIFVKSTVRATELDKLLRECNFPSIAVHSGVSQEERIRRYKEFKEFKKRICVATDVFGRGIDIERINLAINYDLPGDASSYLHRVGRAGRFGTKGLAISFVSTEGDQEVLKEIEKRFEVALPEFPKEGVDASTYMAS; from the exons ATGTCTCACGAGGAGGATCTCATTGACTACTCCGATGAGGAGATTGGCGCCGCCAACGAgaccgccgccgctgccgcttctAACGGAAAGAAGGGAGAGGCAGCTGCTAGCGGCGCTGTCGACAAGAAGGGCAGCTACGTCGGCATTCACTCCACTGGATTCCGCGATTTCTTGCTGAAGCCCGAGCTTCTGCGTGCTATCGGAGATTGCGGTTTCGAACATCCTTCGGAGG TCCAACAAACATGTATCCCCCAAGCTCTTCTTGGTGGAGACATCATCTGCCAGGCCAAGTCTGGTCTGGGAAAGACTGCCGTCTTTGTCCTCGCCACGCTTCAGCAAGTCGAGCCCGTTAATGGCGAGGTCTCGGTTGTTGTCATGTGCCACACTCGTGAGCTGGCCTACCAGATCCGAGACGAGTACAACCGATTCAGCAAGTACATGCCTGACATCAAGACCGGTGTCTTCTACGGCGGTACTCCCATCAAGAACGACGTCGAGActctcaagggcaaggacACTTGCCCTCACATCATTGTCGGTACCCCCGGTCGTCTCAAGGCTCTGGTCCGCGACAAGGCTCTCCGTCTCGGAAGCGTCCGCATCTTCGTTCTTGACGAGTGTGACAAGATGCTCGACCAACCCG ATATGCGTACCGACGTGCAGGATGTGTTCCGCGCTACCCCCCAGCAGAAGCAGGTCATGATGTTTTCCGCCACGCTTGCCGAGAACATCAAGCCCATCTGCCGCAAGTTCATGCAGAATCCCACAGAGCACTATGTCGACGAAGACACCAAGCTCACTCTCCACGGTCTCCAGCAGTACTACATCAAGCTAGAGGAACGCGAGAAGAACCGAAAGCTGAATGAGCTTCTTGACGACCTTCAGTTCAACCAGGTCATCATCTTTGTCAAGAGCACTGTCCGCGCGACCGAGCTGGACAAGCTCCTCCGCGAGTGTAACTTCCCTTCTATCGCTGTCCACTCTGGAGTCAGCCAGGAGGAGCG TATCCGCCGCTACAAGGAGTTCAAGGAGTTCAAGAAGCGTATCTGCGTTGCCACTGACGTCTTCGGACGTGGCATCGACATTGAGCGAATCAACCTGGCGATCAACTACGACTTGCCTGGCGATGCCAGCTCCTACCTCCACCGTGTCGGACGTGCTGGTCGATTCGGTACCAAGGGTCTTGCTATTTCCTTTGTGAGCACCGAGGGAGATCAGGAGGTcctcaaggagattgagaagcgATTCGAAGTCGCTCTTCC CGAATTCCCCAAGGAGGGTGTCGATGCCAGCACCTACATGGCGTCTTAG
- a CDS encoding uncharacterized protein (EggNog:ENOG41), with product MASRNAGGSQGLSRQSSVATSGSVMKSRQLTHLHSQLAQLSKNLSDTENLLRMTSVQAEAMKGLGSWHGGLFMAASRVLGEESVKEAGK from the exons ATGGCATCACGAAATGCGGGCGGATCGCAGGGTCTGAGCAGGCAGAGCAGCGTCGCAACAAGTGGGAGCGTGATGAAATCGAGACAGCTG ACGCATTTACACTCTCAGTTGGCTCAGTTGTCAAAAAATCTATCAGATACCGAGAATTTATTGAGGATGACGAGTGTGCAGGCTGAAGCAATGAAGGGACTGGGGAGCTGGCATGGCGGCCT ATTCATGGCTGCGAGTAGAGTACTTGGAGAAGAAAGTGTGAAAGAGGCTGGGAAGTGA
- a CDS encoding uncharacterized protein (EggNog:ENOG41), giving the protein MELTKIHVKGKRKTPATSRPRALCEQQPPFKAPRTRKSLSSVMATRKTRHRNTLDSLPAEILENILLYSTNLALPRVSNFIGAKLSGRATLLRLFILAFHETWEQWFGIPTNPAIVHGPWFDNAQHVPCRGDPKLQSQVLDQPWISIDLILQAQQTWADNHGRGCHYQHGTFWIDDSEQAGHEYDGGFSHFNARECFEADYQQALKWPAFAARGVHWFSQDIHPLTRIPSRLIAGPWDDEMQRQLFWLCRGGYMTCGKLLVEPPWEVKIDLIRNSILNAEVPNMLAINCLYRTWVFDGLPTEVIREEIIRLERRILWGGDPLETRELLRRIRSAFFLSLHVPDSRSNSIVRRADI; this is encoded by the exons ATGGAACTTACCAAAATCCACGTCAAGGGCAAACGCAAGACGCCTGCCACGAGCCGTCCTCGGGCGCTAtgcgagcagcagccaccgTTCAAGGCCCCAAGGACTAGGAAGTCATTGTCCTCCGTCATGGCCACTCGAAAGACACGCCACCGGAATACTCTGGACTCTCTCCCAGCCGAGATTCTCGAAAATATCCTCCTGTACAGCACCAATCTCGCTCTGCCCCGCGTCAGTAATTTCATTGGCGCGAAGCTATCCGGACGGGCTACTCTGCTGCGTCTCTTCATCCTGGCTTTTCATGAGACCTGGGAGCAGTGGTTTGGCATTCCCACAAACCCTGCGATTGTCCATGGACCTTGGTTCGACAACGCCCAGCATGTTCCTTGTCGTGGAGACCCTAAATTACAG TCTCAAGTGCTTGATCAGCCTTGGATCAGCATTGATTTAATCTTGCAAGCCCAGCAGACGTGGGCTGACAATCATGGACGGGGATGTCATTATCAACATGGTACCTTTTGGATCGATGATTCTGAGCAAGCCGGCCACGAGTATGACGGGGGTTTCTCTCACTTTAATGCGCGCGAGTGTTTCGAGGCCGACTATCAACAGGCCCTGAAGTGGCCCGCGTTTGCGGCCCGAGGCGTTCACTGGTTCTCACAAGATATCCATCCCTTGACCCGTATCCCATCTAGACTCATCGCCGGCCCGTGGGACGACGAGATGCAGCGCCAGCTGTTTTGGCTTTGCCGTGGAGGCTACATGACCTGTGGTAAACTCCTTGTCGAGCCTCCCTGGGAGGTCAAGATTGATCTGATCCGCAATTCCATCCTCAATGCTGAAGTGCCCAACATGTTAGCCATCAACTGCCTTTATCGCACCTGGGTCTTTGATGGGCTGCCTACAGAAGTAATAAGGGAAGAAATCATTAGGCTCGAACGTCGAATCCTATGGGGAGGTGACCCACTCGAAACACGAGAGTTGCTGCGGCGTATTCGAAGTGCCTTTTTCCTCTCGCTGCACGTCCCAGATTCCAGATCAAACTCCATAGTCAGGCGAGCCGACATCTAG
- the TIF11 gene encoding Translation initiation factor 1A (BUSCO:EOG092D4CCD), whose amino-acid sequence MPKNKGKGGKNRRRGTKENDDQRRELTFKEDGQEYAQVVKMLGNGRLEAMCFDGSKRLANIRGKMRKKVWINQGDIILLSLRDFQDNKGDVILKYTSDEARNLKNLGELPENAKINETDSYGQDGDDNAGFEFGADESESEESDGEKKELDIDDI is encoded by the exons ATGCCCAAGAACAAGGGAAAG GGCGGCAAGAACCGCAGACGAGGAACCAAGGAGAACGATGACCAGCGCCGAGAGCTGACCTTCAAGGAGGACGGCCAGGAGTATGCCCAGGTCGTGAAGATGCTGGGTAACGGCCGCCTCGAGGCTATGTGCTTTGACGGCAGCAAGCGACTTGCCAAC ATCCGTGGCAAGATGCGCAAGAAGGTCTGGATCAACCAAGGCGACATCatccttctctccctccGAGACTTCCAGGACAACAAGGGCGACGTCATCCTCAAGTACACCTCCGACGAGGCCCGTAACCTGAAGAACTTGGGCGAGCTTCCCGAGAACGCCAAGATCAACGAGACCGACTCCTACGGCCAGGACGGCGACGACAACGCCGGCTTCGAGTTCGGCGCCGACGAGTCCGAATCCGAGGAGTCcgatggcgagaagaaggagctcGACATTGACGACATTTGA
- a CDS encoding uncharacterized protein (EggNog:ENOG41) yields the protein MTILRNTAIIARLRYSARNIIKPYTKRTLISKNINMDSGNNQQKKEGEKQFSIQPIQDNTSPDPKFAAHQANPGPAMAKNMPPVQGTKAERQARKEELNK from the exons ATGACTATTCTTCGTAACACAGCTATCATTGCACGTTTGCGTTATTCTGCACGCAATATCATAAAGCCATATACCAAAAGAACACTCATCTCCAAGAATATCAACATGGATTCCGGCAACaaccagcagaagaaggag GGCGAGAAGCAATTCTCCATCCAGCCCATCCAGGACAACACCTCACCCGACCCCAAGTTTGCTGCGCACCAGGCCAATCCAGGCCCAGCTATGGCCAAGAACATGCCACCAGTACAGGGCACCAAGGCGGAGCGTCAGGCTAGAAAGGAGGAGCTGAACAAATAA
- the MRS2 gene encoding magnesium ion transporter (TransMembrane:2 (i423-441o453-475i)), with protein MQSAALRSPVPSRSLLRFLRSQSEIAFFNYNCSNVCRSRATNGAPGQRALRAHSTNLGASSSEPTLYTELESSIFSLGQLQIGRAVQRGCARTLKRESFYTSTPAHQKTTNANAGPSWQERLWGIGARKGAKSLKPDDLPSRDDADHGSSMFNNRRILSAKAALEPRLRCTEVDENGKVILMDGEFKKTELIAKYGLLPRDLRKIDSSNLPHILVRPSAILLNLLHLRVLIKRDRVLLFDVYGSKTSYPQSAFMYDLQGKLQQKPPPGVAGLPYEFRALEAVLTSVTSELEADFESVREPVMRVLSELEDDIDRQKLRQLLILSKRVSTFEQKAKLVRDAIEELLEADDDLAAMYLTEKVHDLYRSTDDHTEVEMLLESYHKLADEIVQEASNLVSGIRNTEDLSRAILDANRNALMLLELKFSIGTLGLAMGTFIAGLYGANLENFIEETNWGFGAVTAVSTVFSLVVCWYGLVRLRKIQRIKMIGGERPRLSRGQPYYDDGAALGILDSRNRELLLRAHMQKAINNRKKWWFSR; from the exons ATGCAATCTGCGGCATTGCGATCGCCAGTCCCTTCGCGAAGCCTCTTGCGATTCTTGCGCTCGCAGTCTGAGATCGCATTTTTCAACTACAACTGCAGCAATGTGTGTCGAAGCCGAGCGACGAACGGAGCCCCCGGCCAGCGAGCCTTGAGAGCGCATTCGACCAATCTCGGCGCCAGTTCCAGCGAGCCGACTTTATATACCGAGCTTGAGTCGTCGATTTTTAGCCTGGGGCAGCTACAGATTGGGAGAGCGGTGCAAAGAGGCTGTGCGAGAACGCTGAAAAGGGAATCCTTTTATACCTCGACGCCTGCGCACCAGAAGACGACGAATGCGAATGCGGGCCCGTCATGGCAAGAAAGACTATGGGGGATTGGAGCCCGAAAAGGTGCCAAGTCTCTGAAACCAGATGATTTACCTTCGCGCGATGATGCAGACCATGGTTCATCCATGTTCAACAATCGCAGAATCCTGTCTGCGAAGGCAGCGCTGGAGCCGCGACTACGATGTACGGAGGTTGATGAGAACGGCAAAGTGATTCTAATGGATGGCGAGTTTAAAAAGACGGAACTGATTGCAAAG TATGGTTTACTGCCTCGCGATTTGCGCAAAATCGACTCGTCCAATCTCCCCCACATCCTCGTTCGCCCGTCAGCTATCTTGCTGAACCTTTTACACCTAAGAGTCCTCATCAAGCGTGACCGCGTGCTACTCTTTGACGTCTACGGCTCCAAGACGTCTTACCCGCAGTCTGCCTTTATGTATGACCTCCAGggcaagctgcagcagaaacCGCCGCCTGGTGTGGCGGGGCTGCCCTACGAGTTCCGTGCTCTCGAAGCTGTGCTGACGTCGGTTACCTCTGAGCTGGAAGCGGACTTTGAATCTGTGCGAGAGCCGGTTATGCGCGTTCTTAGTGAGCTCGAAGACGACATTGACCGGCAAAAGCTGCGTCAGCTTTTAATCTTGTCCAAGAGAGTTAGCACATTTGAACAGAAGGCCAAGCTGGTGCGGGACGCCATTGAAGAGCTGTTGGAGGCGGACGATGACTTGGCGGCCATGTACTTGACAGAAAAAGTACATGACTTGTACAGAAGCACCGACGACCATACGGAGGTCGAGATGCTGCTTGAGTCGTACCACAAGCTTGCAGATGAAATCGTACAAGAGGCCAGCAATTTGGTGTCTGGCATCCGGAACACGGAGGACCT TTCTCGAGCTATTCTTGATGCCAATCGAAACGCTCTCATGCTTCTGGAGCTCAAATTCAGCATCGGGACACTGGGGCTGGCAATGGGCACATTTATTGCTGGGCTCTACGGCGCCAACCTGGAGAACTTTATCGAAGAGACGAACTGGGGATTTGGTGCGGTTACAGCTGTATCGACCGTCTTTTCCCTCGTAGTCTGCTGGTACGGACTGGTTAGGCTGCGTAAGATCCAGCGCATCAAGATGATAGGCGGCGAGCGGCCGCGGCTGTCGCGGGGCCAACCATACTACGACGACGGAGCTGCGCTTGGCATCCTGGACTCGAGGAACagggagctgctgctgcgggcgCACATGCAAAAGGCGATTAATAACAGGAAGAAATGGTGGTTCTCACGATGA
- a CDS encoding uncharacterized protein (BUSCO:EOG092D3TIT) has translation MPSILNDDDKDTVKRFVPKQSNKIQAVAVAKLYVAYPNRSKWTYTGLQGAIVLANDLVGNTYWLKLVDISPSNRGVIWDQEIFDTWSYNQDRTFFHTFELEECLAALSFVDEKEAKQFKKKMDEREKNASRATRAAPFGGSSHASGGQKHSLLGNIFHRHSTVSMIPDTAASNLSGFSHNSGSSVSLNDSKGSEFALLDAFDPLWREHFGQDLSDKGLNDDFIKDNQEFIVDFLREEQAKLASEAAPPPPPPPPALPSPSTNGHESRTVRAPPPPPPAAAAAAAAALNSSPSAKRSGPPPPPAPRRSGGQVTRDASPPRAPSPPRPRFNAPPPLPDAGKFAHQATERKKSSVLSIIPGATSSVPPPPPRPAKTPLEADDHKFHVPPPFTGQRAPPPPSRGPVPPPPPPRGSDAGISIPAAAPPPLPPKVPTASAPPLPPPSARPVPPPPAANHAPPPPPLPVANSIPAPPPPPPLPSPKAPSLPPPLPTVSAPPAVPPPPPLPSPGVASLPPPPPPGPPPIPGAGSAPPAPPPPPPPMPVTSAAPPPPPPPPGPPPIPGAGAAPPPPPPPPPAPSAGGVPPPPPPPAMPNRDSGYSSGAPAAALPKADGGRASLLGDIRGAGGIGALKKVDRSKINDRSGAAVGGSSGSGAGAAASPAGPGGVPNALAAALQKIKDKASKSDDEEEDDDDW, from the exons ATGCCCTCTATCctcaacgacgacgacaaggatACCGTCAAGCGCTTCGTGCCCAAGCAATCCAACAAAATCCAGGCCGTTGCCGTCGCCAAGCTCTATGTTGCGTATCCCAATCGCTCGAAATGGACCTACACGGGACTGCAGGGCGCCATTGTGCTGGCCAACGATTTGGTCGGCAACACCTACTGGCTCAAACTGGTAGATATTTCG CCATCCAACCGCGGGGTCATTTGGGATCAAGAGATCTTCGATACGTGGAGCTATAACCAAGACCGAACCTTTTTCCACACATTCGAATTGGAGGAATGTCTCGCAGCGCTCAGTTTCGTCGACGAGAAGGAGGCCAAGcagttcaagaagaagatggacgaGCGAGAAAAGAACGCCAGCCGAGCCACGAGAGCCGCTCCTTTTGGCGGATCCAGCCACGCTTCAGGAGGTCAAAAGCACAGCCTGCTAGGAAACATCTTCCACCGACATTCGACCGTATCCATGATACCAGACACTGCAGCCTCCAACTTGTCTGGGTTTTCTCACAACTCCGGCTCTTCTGTCAGCTTGAACGATAGCAAGGGCTCTGAATTTGCCCTGCTGGACGCCTTCGACCCCCTTTGGCGAGAGCATTTCGGCCAGGATCTTAGCGATAAGGGCTTGAATGACGATTTTATCAAGGACAATCAAGAGTTCATCGTCGATTTCCTCCGTGAAGAGCAAGCCAAGCTGGCCAGTGAGGcagcgccgccaccaccaccaccaccaccagccctACCTTCACCTTCTACCAACGGCCACGAATCAAGAACCGTGAGGGCgccacctccacctccacccgccgcagcagcagcagcggccgcTGCCCTGAACAGCTCTCCTTCTGCTAAGAGATCTGgccctcctccccctccagcACCTCGGCGGTCCGGCGGCCAGGTTACCAGAGATGCCAGCCCACCGAGAGCACCGTCTCCTCCTCGGCCGAGATTCAATGCCCCGCCTCCCCTGCCAGACGCAGGCAAGTTTGCGCATCAAGCCACCgagaggaagaagtcgtCCGTATTATCAATAATACCTGGTGCTACTTCATCtgtccctcctcctcccccgcGACCTGCCAAGACTCCTCTCGAGGCCGACGACCACAAGTTCCACGTTCCACCTCCCTTCACAGGCCAACGTGCACCCCCTCCACCAAGCCGCGGACCGgtccctcctccaccacctcctcgaGGCAGCGATGCCGGCATATCGATTCCTGCCGCcgcccctcctcctctgcctccaaAGGTGCCGACCGCGAGCGCTCCTCCCTTACCGCCGCCAAGTGCTCGGCCAGTTCCACCTCCACCAGCGGCAAACCAtgcaccgccgcctcctcctctgccggTAGCAAACAGCATTCCagctccccctccccctccacctTTGCCATCACCAAAAGCGCCTTCATTGCCTCCTCCGCTGCCCACGGTCAGCGCTCCACCAGCAGTtccgcctccgccgccgctaCCATCACCGGGAGTTGCcagtcttcctcctcctcctccacctggTCCTCCGCCGATTCCTGGAGCTGGCAGCGCTCCGCCGgcacctcctccaccgcctcctcctATGCCCGTGACCAGCGCCGCTCCTCCCCcccctccgccgccgcctggtCCCCCTCCGATcccaggagctggagctgctcctcccccaccaccgccgccacctccagCTCCGTCCGCGGGTGGGGTCCCGccccctcctccgccgccggcGATGCCAAATCGGGACTCTGGCTACTCATCTGGGGCtcctgcagctgctcttccAAAGGCAGATGGTGGACGGGCGTCTCTACTGGGAGATATTCGCGGAGCAGGAGGTATCGGGGCTCTCAAGAAGGTGGACAGGAGCAAGATCAACGACCGCAGTGGAGCGGCCGTTGGTGGATCTTCTGGCTCAGGTgcaggagctgctgctagcccTGCAGGGCCGGGAGGTGTGCCAAATGCTCTGGCAGCAGCTTTACAGAAGATTAAAGACAAAGCCAGCAAGAGCG atgatgaagaggaagatgacgatgactgGTAA
- a CDS encoding uncharacterized protein (EggNog:ENOG41~TransMembrane:2 (i7-26o32-55i)), whose protein sequence is MGAVVSCLEAIFRTIGSVIMAIISGIGNMLTAIINGIVAFFGIIISCLTCGRSGGNRRYRHRGMRGSRMRSTV, encoded by the exons ATGGGTGCCGTCGTATCTTGC CTCGAAGCCATCTTCCGGACCATCGGCTCCGTCATAATGGCCATTATCAGCGGCATCGGCAACATGCTCACCGCGATCATTAACGGCATTGTTGCCTTCTTCGGCATCATTATTTCCTGCCTGACATGCGGCCGCTCTGGCGGCAACAGGCGGTACAGGCATAGAGGAATGCGAGGCTCCAGAATGAGGAGCACAGtataa